CGGCCGACGCGTGCATGTCCGATTCCGGATGCACCTCCGTCGCGACCGCCTCCGCGGCGGCCTCGATCCGCTGGTCGGTCAGCGTCCGGCCGACCAATTGCGATTCGGCGCTCGGGAACCTGACGGGGTTCGGGCCGACGCCGCCCAGGGCCAGCGAGGCGCGGGTGCACCGGCGCGCCCCGTCCAGTGAGACGACCGCACACGCCGCGACGATGGCAAAGTCGCCCGCCCGGCGGACCAGTTCGGCCAACCCGTACCCCGTCCCGGCCTCCGCCGCCGGGATCCTGACGCCCGTCAGCAACTCCGTCGGGGCGAGATCCGTTTGGAGATACCCCAAGAAGAACTTCTCCGCGGCGACCTCCCGCGAGGCCTCGGGCGCGCGGACCTCGAGCGTGGCCCCCAGGGCCGTCATGACCAGCGGAAGCTCCGCGGCGGGGTCGGCGTGGGCGAGGCTTCCGCCCAGCGTCCCGCGGTGACGAACCCGGATGTTCCCGATGACCGCGGCCGCTTCGGCGAGGATCGGGCACCGCCGGCGGATGATCGGATCGGTCTCCAGGGTGCGATGCCGCGTCAGCGCCCCGATCCGGAGACCGTCCCCGTCGTCCGCCACCCGGGCGAGGCCGGGGACGCCGTTGATGTCGATCAGCGCATCCGGTCGGGCCAGCCCCAGGCCCATCATGGGGATCAAGCTTTGGCCCCCCGCCAGGACCTTCCCGTCGGGGTGGACCTGAAGCAGCGCCAGCGCCTCTTCCACGGTGGTGGGTGTGCAGTAGGTGAACGGATACAGGTACACTGGGCAGGTCTCTCCGCGGGCTTCCCTCCGCGGGCAGCGATGTCAACCGCGGACATCGCGCTCGTCGATGCCGGTGATCTTGGGGCCGCGCGCTTCACGCTCGTATACGCGGTCGCCAGGCAGAATCCTTTTGCGGGGAGGGTACGCGCCGCGACGGTGCGAAACCCCAAGGGCGCTCGAGGCCGTCGGGCCGCCTCCGTCGCGTCCCGCCCTCGCCGCACGGTGCGAGTGGTCTTACGATGACACCCGAGTTGGAGGCCGCCCACATGGATTGGGAGCGTCGCCGTCGTCCCTTGGAAAGCGTGCTGGACACCGCAGGCCTGACCCCGCTGGTGCGCCTCCGGCGGGTGGCGGGCGATCTTGCCGCGGCCGTGCTGGGCAAACTCGAGTACTTCGGCCCCAGCGGCAGCGTGAAGGATCGCATCCTGCCGTTCTTGGTGGAGCAGGCGGAACGCCGCGGCGACCTGCGGCCCGGTATGACGATCATCGAAGGCACGACCGGTAACACCGGGATCGCCACGGCGATGGTGGGGGCGGCCAAAGGCTATCGGGTGATCATCGTGATGCCGGAAGGCATGAGCCGCGAGCGTCAGCAGACGATCCAGGCGTACGGCGCGGAACTGGTGCTGACGCCGGGCGGCGAGAGCGATGTGGACCTGGTGCTCGAGAAGGTGCGGCAGCTGAAGGCGGATCACGCGGGGCGCATGTGGGAGGTGGGTCAGTTCTCGAACCAGGACAACGTCCTTGCGCACCGCCGCTCGACCGGGCCGGAGATTTGGGAGCAGACCGACGGCCGCGTCGATGCGTTCGTCGCCTCGCAGGGGACGGGGGGGACGCTCACCGGGGTCAGCGCCTGCCTGAAGGAGCAGAAGCCCTCGGTTCGTAGCTTCG
This genomic stretch from bacterium harbors:
- a CDS encoding xanthine dehydrogenase family protein subunit M, whose translation is MYLYPFTYCTPTTVEEALALLQVHPDGKVLAGGQSLIPMMGLGLARPDALIDINGVPGLARVADDGDGLRIGALTRHRTLETDPIIRRRCPILAEAAAVIGNIRVRHRGTLGGSLAHADPAAELPLVMTALGATLEVRAPEASREVAAEKFFLGYLQTDLAPTELLTGVRIPAAEAGTGYGLAELVRRAGDFAIVAACAVVSLDGARRCTRASLALGGVGPNPVRFPSAESQLVGRTLTDQRIEAAAEAVATEVHPESDMHASAAYRRAMARVMARRAMATAAARAATHLTGGG
- the cysK gene encoding cysteine synthase A — protein: MTPELEAAHMDWERRRRPLESVLDTAGLTPLVRLRRVAGDLAAAVLGKLEYFGPSGSVKDRILPFLVEQAERRGDLRPGMTIIEGTTGNTGIATAMVGAAKGYRVIIVMPEGMSRERQQTIQAYGAELVLTPGGESDVDLVLEKVRQLKADHAGRMWEVGQFSNQDNVLAHRRSTGPEIWEQTDGRVDAFVASQGTGGTLTGVSACLKEQKPSVRSFAAEPAECAILAGRGWGPHKIEGIGDGFIPDVLDLQWVDGVVTVSSDEAIAMARRLAREEGIFCGISSGCNVVACLKVARAYPELRTIVTMINDNGLRYLSTELVGNRGAVETPSRAHPPRPEDLRRLSARRLVVID